AGTGTCTGGCTTCAAtggctatatttttttctttaggctgtgttttaaagtgttttaaGAAAAGCAAGacgaaattttatttttaactgctCCAAGTTGGTCTGTCATATGTTTCTCTGCGTACAATGTGATACTCTTTTTTTCCAGATTGGGGACAATTTCAGCTTAGTTTTTGGCGTTTGCGCGCTAACTAGCGGGTACGTGATGGTCCCTGCTAAATTTATTAGATATTAGATAGGTTATTCTCATAACACCATGCAATTGCAAATGTAACAGAGGAATTAAAAACTGCAAACACAGCCTATTTAGACCTTAAGTAATTTTGAGCTTGAATTGTCGTTTGAACACAGTCTAATTCTTATCGTTGTCTAAGGGCTGTACAAATTACTATCATGCCATTCCGTTTGTGTTTCATAACAGGATGTGTGCAAGCTGTTTCAAGGATGTTTTTACCCCTCTAGGTATTATAGTTTGCGGTCAAACCACTTTAAGGAAACGGCTAATCGGCGAAAAAAGTTATTTGAacacctatagttgttaatttctgtgccattttggtctcttgtggagggtTGTCTCGTTGGTAAAcataccccatcttcttttgccatatttgaatgtttgcagtttaattttaatagattttaaTAATGATagttaataaacaaaatgaatgtgttttaattaatacaaaaatcaaaatcaagtcaATTTGAATGAACTAATATATTAAAAGACGTTTACAAAAACTATAATAACTATTTTACTGGCCCATCGACATCCTTATGAGAGgttaatttacaaataaaacaatgggATACCATTGACGACGTCGCCGTCATAATTACGTCGATTCTACCgcatcaaaataaaaaggaaaacatacGACGCTTTCCCGTCATATTCATTTCTTGCTTTGCAAAAGTCGGACGTGTCTACAACAGCATCTACAATGATTTTGGACATCCTATCCAGATACTCGTCTCCTGCTTATTTGTGCCAATATACAAGAAGACCAGAATTGAAATGTTGCATAGCTTTTTCTACAGAAGCGAAGAAATTCATTTCATTGGTAAGTAACAGTTTTTGATACTTACACGAGTGTTTGATATGCGTTCAGTGGCGGATCAAGGggagggttccgggggttgttacccccttttttggacgataaCGCATGCCtttgaatagggacatatagttggaccttttgtcctgggttgggaagcCCCCtagctggatccgcccctggtgtcctttatttctttattctttttttatccgtgttttcttcatttttttaatttattttcctctgtattctttatattataccaattattttccatttgtatttattttgctcTCCACGCTTTTTGTCTATTATCCTGTTTTCTGTATCCAGTTTGCCTATTATTCTATACCATCCAGATTCTCTTACACGACTTGTGTCTTAGTGCGGACATACGATGATACTAgaatttgtattgttatgaaaaACACCTATGCACATGGTAATAGAAAATGCATGGCTGCATTTGTCTATACAGCTAGAAAGAAGTTCAAATTTCAAACtagcaataaataaaaataatttttcatttaacgGGATCATGGGGATAGACAAATGTGACAAACCTATCATTGTTCGCTTTTCAACATATTCCGATTGCTAAATCTTTAATTACCCGGTTGCTCTTTTGCCTtacttctaaaaaaaaatgtgagcTTTTAATGTAAGTTATGTATTTCTGTTTCAATCTGGTACCCCATctctttaaacaaaaaagatgcATGATGCAATATATCAATTTCTTCAATATGATGTCAAAGTATTACTATTCTTTCTTTTAGGTCTCAAAAGAAAGTAGTATTACACCAAACAGTAATATCATCTCTAACCTAGCTTGGTCTAAAGTCTCATCACATGCCTTTTCTGCTTCCACTTCAACCTCTGATCTTGTATCCTTCGCTAGCACTTCTACAATAACTTCTGATCTTTCATATTCCGTGGAAAAATCTACCTCAACCTCTGATCTTTCATTTACCAACAACAGCTCTACTTCAACTTCTGATCTTTTGTATACCAACGACAACTCTACTTCAACTTCTGATCTTTTATATACCAACGACAACTCTTCTTCAACTTCTGATCTTTTATATACAAACGAAAGCTCTACTTCAACTTCTGATCTTTTGAATACCAACGAAAGCTCTACTTCAACTTCTGATCTTTTATATTCCAACGAAAGCTCTACTTCAACTCCTGATCTCTTATATTCCAACGAAAGCTCTACTTCAACTTCTGATCTTTTGTATACCAACTCTACTTCAACTTCTGATCTTTTTTATTCCAACGACGTTTGTacttcaacttttgatctttcaTGCAGCAACCACAGTTTTACGTCAACCTCTGAACTATGCAAGCACATTGGTACCAGTACTTCAACTAACCTAATTACTACTTTCTGTCGAGATgtgcatacatgtatgtcacCTACTCCTATTGATCCAACTTCTATGAAACGATTTTCCAATGGAGTCACCAGGGCACATACACCATCACCTGTTATATTTAGTTCTGATACACCAATTTCGAAAGCAGCAACATATTTAACCAGTAAAAAGCTTGATAATAGCAGTAATGTTTTATCTCAGATTGATGGTGCCTTCTTAGATACAAGTCCAAGACCATCAAAGACGGCACTTATCGTTTCCCCAGGGATATTTTCTCCGCCCCCTTCCTTATATATATGTCGAATGGAGGAGTcaagaaaacaaacacattaTTTAGTATGCCCTTTTACAGGGTCGCCTATTCAAGATATAAGACTTCAGGACATTGCATTCACGAAAGTTGGAACCAGAGATGATCAGTATAAATGTTTAGGTACAGGTATAACGTCAGCTGTCTTTGAAGGACGAGTTGTTATAAACAATTCTTTTGAAAGCGTCGCTGTCAAACTTTTCAAAGAACCGTTTGACAACCTAGAAGGGATATCTGCGGAAGCAGGGCTTCTAAAAATGTTAGAAACGACAGGAATTACGCCAAAGCTGTTCGGTATATTACAAAGAACCGCGGAAGGAAACCACCCGGGGATTGTCCAAGAGTTGGTGCAGAACTCAATAACCCTGCATCAACTTATTGTCGGACAATCTCATTTTATTACCAAACAAAAATGGTACAATATTGCATACCAACTAGCATTTGGTTTAAAATCTATAAATGAAAAAGGTGTTTTGATTAACGATTTAAAGTCAGACAATATTTTAGTAAATATTAACTCGGAGGACTGTCGTATAACTTTTATTGACATGGGCCATGCTAGTTTTATGCACGGAAAGAGATTTCCGATGACCACAGAAGAAGCTAGTATTTACACCCATCTCGCACCGGAAATAGCTAGTGGTGAGGAAACATCAGAATCGTCCGAAATATTTGCGCTGGGTTGGATTTTCAAAAGTATACCTTTAAAAGAACTCTCATTTATTTCTcataaatgtttatcaaaatttcctCTACTTAGACCTTCTGTTTATGATATACTGAATTTTGTCGAAGAAATAATGTGACTTttacttttgtcattttatatgttattgttatttactgcattgtttttctttaatttatagttgttattatttgtttttttacttgcTTAATCGCtagtatttcaattttgaaaacaataaaataggCATCCACCATTTTCATCTTTGGGGAgtgtgttttttctatggtcaacCGAATTATGTTCaactttttatcaattaaaaattagatttttaaatcaatgttgATTTAACctttttacataattaaataaatgaagaaacacAGTACAAGTATTAAAGTTGTAACTACATCTCTTaaatctcttctttttttttttattaataagaaatttgaattttattttggtaACAATTTCTAATCCCCAATAAAAGATGAATATTTGGTGCCTGGTAGCTATTTATCTCTGTGTCTGTGTTATATTTCTAACTGAAACCGTTTGACGGACATATGAGACACGTTCAAAAGACAGTTATTTAACATCATTAAGCAAAATAATTGCTTTTCCATATAAAAGTGTATAAATACGAGTATACTCACACTTTAAAAAGAATGTCATGCCGTGTAAGgaacgacatcaaaagatcaatgtaagataaaaaaaataatagtttggGGGGAAAGGAGGGGTTCAACATTGCTGCATGTTTTGTTAAtccaaaatcgattttacatgTATCCATATaggtaaatcaatttttcccaaattaagttaagagggttttttttttgggggggggggggggggggggggggggtcagtgaaaaaacaatgtgaattaagtttttttttttttatcatacattgaacttttgatgtcgtcccttaatataaatacaataaacatgTCAATTTTGATCTCGTACGAAAAAGAGGCGAAGATACATAAAGCACACTCAACTCAtttgtggaaaataaaatataactgacAATGTCTAAATGTGCCATTGCAAAAATGATAGGACTTTTAGCCATTTGGTTACACAGCGAAAGTGAAGCACCATATTATAGTATACTACACACAGTACATCGGAAAGTAGAAAGTTTCTTTTAGAGGGAGATATAAGCAGGCAAAAtcgagggaattgtgcaaatgatgatacaagcatgaaaattaccacaaagcatcattgttatatactttttaagaaaCAACTGCTAcccattaaaaaaaacattttttcaagatggccacggcctttttctaaaatggctgtttttacagtttgaaaatactatttttttctagaaaacGTTAACTTTCTTTGACCTTCTTTTAGTAAAAAACAGCTATCAAGTTTGGTAGCTACTTTCCTTACATGTGAAAAATTTACTAGAAATGAATATTTGACATATCAAGGGTTTGCGCATGCGcgaaaatgtatcaaaattctacaaaaaaaacatttaaacttagattttactataaaattaGTGTTTTAAGATTTTCAATGATCTTATAATTtagtttgataacatttttcaatGTTATGATACACATGATTTGATAAttttgcgcatgcgcaaactATTTATAGACATAAAGAGCGATTTTTATGCGCTACCAGGGCACACTGGTATAAATAGTAGTTTATCTTATTACTCTAAAAATCGAGGCTCTTCTAGAGCTGTTCAAATAAGTGTAACATCTATATGATACCACTGTATGAAAACAAGCCCATTCAGTTGCAATGATCTGGTATTCGATAGATAAAGTTAAAATTGTGGTTTATACGGGAGAAACATCAATAATAACGACCGATCAGCCAATTTTGGTACTGTTTATTCAGTTGGAATGGCCTGATTTGTACGGAGATGATAAGTTTATCGCCATGTGAGTTGGATTGCACATTGAAATGACTTGTTATAAAATTCTGGGTGATATATTACGTAATAGTGGATGGACATATGTCCTCACAAAAACCAATATTGCAACACCTATATAGCTAGAACGCCAGATTCGttgtatgtatgttcaaataTACCTAGGACTAGACACGCGCATCagataattgtatttattatacttcacgttaaaatgccatattttgattggctaagacgtgggtgtcaatttactctatcacatggctgagcgggtgacaatttttttgaatgttaccctctcgtctagaccaatcagaaatcgataattcaaagaacaatgaattgaattttcATCAAGGAATTAAATACAATGCTGAAGTTCTTCGTTTTGGCTCAGATTTTATTATcgactgttaaaataaataaaataaaacatcttgcttgacttttttttttctaatgccgtaacgttgttatgaacgtgacgtcatagaaaatacttttaaaataagagTAATCTGTAAAAGCcaataatgataggacattcagtataataaattaaataacacatagctgagagggtgatagagcagattggaacccctcgaaaaggcattgtcaaccttggcttcgccgcggttgacaatgttttcacggggtaccaatctgctctatcaccctctcaactatgtgttatttatatagtgTTTTGCTTGAATTGTATATATCGGTTGAAGAACGctaaacacagaaattataatcatgtcaTGACTCTGTGACGTTCAATGATTTTATAGACTGGTGTAAGGAAATATAGTAATCTAGACCACAGTTTAATTCCTGGcgttcaattataaaattagAACTTCTTGTGAATTTGGTAGTATGCTCATTTCATGAGtcaaattttgtacaaacagTCCATATACATCATGATACCGTATTTATCTAGGTCTAGATCTTGATCGTATCAATTAATCTCAATCGTTACCGAACTTCTCCGAGATATGGATTCCCTTCTTTAATATCACTCACAGGTGgcaattgattttaaaaatgataatttcactGTTCGTAAGACcagcaaatatttttctaatagCACAATTGATCAGgcaaaaaaacagaataatgcaATTTTGAAGGGCGATGTTGTTGTCAAAGGGTTTACCGAAGATCCCCTTTAGACATATGAATGGTAGCTGCACCAGAAGTCAGTAGGCTATCAgatgattttgaaaaatcaagTGGTATTCTATAACAGAGGAACCACTTAATGAACACTctacaaaaacacaaaagaatttctttaaaaagatcaaaggcaAACAATGCAAAACGAAGGAGAACCGGTTTCTTATAACCAAATCACAAAGAACAACTTCCTATTATGTTcgtaaaataaaactgtaaacgtATTTGTCAAAATCAACACTAGAGAACCTTAAAAGTGATTGCGATATCTTTTTTAGACTTGTATTTCTTTTCACAGTAGACAAATTGACTTGGAATATTTCTTTATCCATTAAAAACAAACTGCTCCTCCGTTTTTGTCTCAGGATGTCACTTTAAAAAGTGGTATTTAATCGGTGCAAATGGTTATACTTGGAACATTTTGTGATTAGCTGATCCAAATTCTGACGTATTTATCGTTGGTGGGGCTACAATGGTTTATTCAAGGCCACCTTGTTGGGCAACAATATTGGATGATTTTGCAAATGATGTCATACTGCcttacataaaatattgcatCGATAATTATTCAAGAGAAgacattgtatttgatgtttacTAACTGATTAATTTAAAGGCTAAATGTGACAAGAAAAAGCAAGGTTCTTGTGCTTTACGGAAAGGTGTTGGTTCTAGTAGAACACTTTGGGACTGGAATAGTTTTCTCTGTGAAGATGACAACGAAACGAAATTTTTCAAGTTTCTTGCCGACATAATTGCTTCTTTAGAGACTAATAAGGATATTTtccttttagtttcttgtgtacaatttggaatttagtatggcgttcataatcactgaactagtatatatatttgtttaggggctaactgaaggacgtctccgggtgcgggaatttctcgctgcattgaagacctgttggtgaccttttatTGGCTGTTCTATGcgggtcgggttgttgtctctttccccatttccattctcagttttatgaCTTGAGACTACAAAATCAAAACGGTAATCTTTGTACTGGGCTCGATTTGGTTTTGATATAACTTCCAAAAGGACTTTCTGAATCATTTCGTAGAGAATTCCGCTAAAACCGGTGATATGGGCCGTCGTATAAGagcattttcattaaaaaaattatcccacggttattttgttttatgaaaatttgcatacaatttAGACAATCTTTTCCCATATTTTAGAAGTTGCTCTAACATGCTGTTATGCCTTAAATGTTTGCATGTgtgctatattttatttgtgctTAATTTCAGTTGTGCTTTGCATGTATTTCAATATGCCTGTGCTGTTATATATCCTGTCTGCATGCTGTGTGTTTGAATGTTGTGTTTATGTTATTCTATATTCGGTAAAATAGCTTgcgtttattttgttttgtttatatatgcaTGTGAACTGAATCAAAATAAACAGACCGTTGGTTttaccgtttgaatggttttacactagtaatgttgggaccctttatagcttgttgttcggtgtgagccaaggatccgtgttgaaggccgtacattgacctataatggtttacttttttaaaattgttatttggatggagagttgtctcattggcactcacaccaaatcttctaatatttattttttattagcaTATATACAATTTGCATGCTATAATAATTGTTCACTAAAATAAACCTACGTAATTACGTGatatagatacaatggataagcgttgattcttgaaaaagaaaTCATGAGCCCGCAGGGCGaatggtttgtttttcatgaatcaacgcttatccattgtatctataacttaaactattgtgataatgtcttttcaaaattaaagcctATTCTTAATTAGAAGGTATTGTAAGTGAGTTTAAATGACCATGTGATCGTGACAAACGGTGcattacaataaattataaatttcaattttaaatggttaaaataacacaaatacctGTTTTGCATAAGACATCTGCCCTTAAAGATTTTCATCTATCAGCAATCTGCAAATtatatgttttgataaaatggGACATATTTGATcttctttctaaaaaaaatgagaatgaaaatggggaatgtgtcaaagccgGGAACAACAACTTGacaagaaacatatatatagagcATATATATAAAGCATGTATCCGTAATTTCTAACAAGATGTCTTATTCTAGACACATCATGATTTTCTAGCATAAGAATTTGCGAATACACAGataaaatcatactttattgattaataaaacaaaaatggacaCTTGAAAACATTTTCGTTTGAAACATGTGGAATAGCTAACAATGATCCGATTATAAACGACCAAACATGAAACATTTCCACAataacttgaaaaaaacaagaaacaaaacagGAAAACTAGAGAATaggaacaacaacaaaaacaaaaccaggattcgaacctaaGCCGACAAGGACTAACTCATTGAGCATAACCATGAAACCTCGCGGCTACCAACTCATAGTATACGATTGcctattattgtatatataaaggtgcaATCCATGTGTGTCCGTTGTACCGATGTAtattaaataatcatttaaatataatttatatattagacAATTAAATCGTAACCAATTGGTAGCCGAGAGGTATCGTCGATATATTGATGTTAGTGACATTTAAGAGAATTCATGGACGGGTTCGACTCCCAGTGCAGGCAtatagaaattacaaaaatttaaggtacgtttttaaaataattccatTGCTGAACAGAAATCAGTAAATTGGCCAATTCAACCTTAATGTAATTAGGCACACAAAGGtaacaaaagaatatataatGGTGAGTCCATTTCAGCGACGGATTAAGGAAGCGTTGATTCTAGAAAAAGAATCCACGGTAAATGAATAGGCTGACGTCACCACAATGGTTTAAATTTATATACCCACACGTACTAAATTAACCTAAAGGATAAATGTGTGTAAATTTTAGACATCACTAAAACTTTCGGTTTCTTCGCCATTTCTATCGTTTGTacaaagatacatgtatatatgtgtaGGACTCAACACGGTTATGGGTTCCAGATCTATGGCAAATGCATGCGAATTCTTAAACTATGGCTAATATGATGTCATAAACGTCAAACAAATCACCATTCTATAGCAtttaagtttttatacgaccgaaATTTTTCACTGggatcgtataatggtatgaagtcgtcgtcgtctgcgtcgacCAAAGACACATAATTGGTTTCAGTATTATAACTTTAGTGAATAGatcttaatgatttttttcagaaggttcaataATACTAAAGGAAGTTTGGGATCGATTTTGTGGATGATGATCTCAACCGTTTAGGAATAAGGGTCCCAAAAGAGCCAAACACAAGCCTTTTTCTAAGTTTCAAGATTTTAACTTGTGTATAAGAagttcaattgctctgaaattgtaccacaatgtttaacaccacaagTAGAAAGTTTTGGTTCATTTAAGGTCAAGTAACAGTAAATGAACGCCATCTAGCGTATTCCGCGAAATGTTGCGACGTTTTGTACGAGTTACGTCCCTTTGGCCAAATTTTGCAATGTTGAAACCGGCAACTTTCCGACGGAACAACGGCAAATTTGATGGGAAGTATGTAACGTCtagaaaaattaatttgtttccTAAAATTGAAGATGAAGAAATGCAACAGGATTTTGTAAATGCATGTGAAGATAGTCATGTTGGTGATCTTGAACATGACAATCAGGAACTAACACGTTCTCATCTAAAATTAGAAATTCTCACTAACGGTAATTTGTCATAATTCGTACTCAAATAGGTCGAATTATTGCTCATAAGACAAATGTATGcaaaaagaagagaaaacaagaggaaatcaatatttttttttatacaacacttgaaaaatgtgaatatgGCATATTGCAAATCTGGTGTATATGAAACTCATTTAAATTACATTTCTCAGGTCTACGTCTCTGCCTACCAACCTGGTGTATGCATActcttcaattttatttcttatttttttttccaggTCTGTATGTCAGCATACCAATCTGCTGTATGCCGAATCtccaattttatttcttaaatttatttttcaggtgtGTATGCTAGCATACCAACCTGGTGTATGCTGAacctccattttttttattaattttatttttcaggtgtGTATGCTAGCATACCAACCTGGTGTATGCTGAAcctccatttttttattaattttatttttcaggtgtGTATGCTAGCATACCAACCTGGTGTATGCTGAACCTCCATTATTTTTCAGGTGTGTATGCTAGCATACCAACCTGGTGTATGCTGAACCTCCATTATTTTTCAGGTGTGTATGCTAGCATACCAACCTGGTGTATGCTGAAccttcattttttaattatttttcccCCATGTTTGTATGCTGGCATAACTACCTAGTGTATGCTGAACCTCCCTATTTATTCTGGGTTTTATTTTTCAGGAATGTATGACTGCAGACCAACCTGGTGTGTTAAACCtccaattatatttttgttatttttattttttagatctGTATACCATCCCGCTGTATGGAGAACCTTCAGCTTTATTTTTCAAGTCTATATAAATGCATACGGACATAGGTGGACGAGTCGTCTTAGTAGTTACTACTGTCATCACTAGACTCGACATTGAGGTTGCCACTGttatcttaattgactaggattagTTTTTCTTTCGAAGATCCGAGGTTTTTCTTTGGCCACTCCggccataaaaaaataaagaaaatgccGCCACCAAAAATCCATTTCTAGTAACTGCATACAGACATAAAATGGATGAAGAATTATGAGATTACTCCATGGTCTATTATTTACAGTTTTGGCATAATTCTTAGTGTGCAGGAAGAATTCAGTGAAGCCAGTGATCAATATGGACCGCCTTCAACTGGCAGTGATTTTAGATAAGGTTTGGTTCTGTGTTGGATGCATAGGTGTCACATTCACTgccaataaataaaatgaaacttgCGGCACCATTTATTTGCTTTTTCTTATGTTAATGACTTGATTTTGTATCATTGATAGATATACACTTTCCATTAGCCTCTgttcttttcttaaattttgtttacattggtATTTTGATCTGTAGTGCAAAgatttttatattgaacataTGTGATCACTTCAATATAATAACATGCAGATACAAAAAATTCGGATTCTTCTTCATTTCTTTAACCGGTTTGCCTGGTGTGTTTAGATAACACAATGTATTCTTAAATCAAGAATGTGTCTGAAGTTCACAGATGCACGACTCGCAGTATCAATTTcaatgttcaatggaccgtgaaaatgaggttaaaACTCTTATTGGACATTAAAATCAGACAGaccatatcatagggaacagatgtactaagtttcaagttgattggaattcaacttcataaaaaactaccttgaccaaaaactccAACCTGAGAcaggacgaacgaacgaacgagtccacagaccagaaaacatgcTGCCCCTCTACTTTCGTAGGTGGGGCATGAAGATAAAAGAGTGCATTAACATCTCATTGAAATGGTGTCTTTGTTTAATCTGTTAAAAACAGGATTTACGCGTATTGTGAAAACaatatgtatattgataaaaagatgtggtttgattgcatTTGAAAAACTCTTTACCGGTGCTAACTGACATATAATATGACATACACATATAACAATATATGAATGCTTTTGGCCAAATGTATTTTAGGGGGGTTGAGATCTACGCCGCATttttcgcctgtcccaagttatgAGCCATCGGCCTTTAGTACTcttgaatgattttttatttcattttcttgtgTGTATTTCGGAGTTTATTAGGACGTCTTTTATTACTGTGTACTAgtgtacatttttgtttagggaaAAGCAGGAGCACGTTCTTGGTGCTGGAGTATCTGGATGCATTGAAAACTCATTAGTGGTAGTTTGTTATTGTCTGCTttatggtagggttgttgtctctctgacaCAGTCccctttccattctcaatgttattcgGATCCTTAACTGTAACAACCCAATAAATAAGGAGTTTGGGTTTGTtatagtaaaaacaaacaaaataaaaatatttgtacagtATGTGTCATGTGTCTTTAGTCATGCAATGCTACAAATTTTGTTGCTCTTCTTCCACTCTTGGTCACCACTGGAAATCGGCCTTctgaaagtaataaaataatttgtattaattttttgatatttcaattaaggaatgactgttatattttttctgtctatgaagaaataacataaaaaaattggtgcacactgaataacgcgcgtagcagattatttaacagtgtgcaccacatttgttatgttatttctaatagacagaaaaaaaattacagtgatttcttataatttaattataaattccatttttagaaaaaagctgatgacgtcacagtcacatgactaaattatgtctatagactcgtaacaaaataacgtcagccaattaGAAGACGCGTTAATCCAACATTAAATTATATAACTATAtagaaaatatacttttttcaatatttatcaaataaaattgagaattgaaacaGGTGATGTTCCAAAAGAACCAAAATCGACTGAATCAGATTTTACTCAATTTACGTTAGACATGTCCTATTCACTCCTATATTTGCATGTAATTTTCCCTAATTTATTGAAGCGTCGTCTCCTCCAAAacagtatatacaaaattaatttaccTATTTCgttgacattttgtatttgcgcaTCATGAGAATTAACCGGCTCAGACTGTTCCAACATCAGTCTTTTACTGGGC
This is a stretch of genomic DNA from Mytilus trossulus isolate FHL-02 chromosome 6, PNRI_Mtr1.1.1.hap1, whole genome shotgun sequence. It encodes these proteins:
- the LOC134723500 gene encoding uncharacterized protein LOC134723500, which gives rise to MSPTPIDPTSMKRFSNGVTRAHTPSPVIFSSDTPISKAATYLTSKKLDNSSNVLSQIDGAFLDTSPRPSKTALIVSPGIFSPPPSLYICRMEESRKQTHYLVCPFTGSPIQDIRLQDIAFTKVGTRDDQYKCLGTGITSAVFEGRVVINNSFESVAVKLFKEPFDNLEGISAEAGLLKMLETTGITPKLFGILQRTAEGNHPGIVQELVQNSITLHQLIVGQSHFITKQKWYNIAYQLAFGLKSINEKGVLINDLKSDNILVNINSEDCRITFIDMGHASFMHGKRFPMTTEEASIYTHLAPEIASGEETSESSEIFALGWIFKSIPLKELSFISHKCLSKFPLLRPSVYDILNFVEEIM